One Coffea arabica cultivar ET-39 chromosome 5e, Coffea Arabica ET-39 HiFi, whole genome shotgun sequence DNA segment encodes these proteins:
- the LOC113687474 gene encoding amino acid transporter AVT1J translates to MDRKLEYHCNSVTMPLLVDYDLEQQTLLANEANELKPEGHVSKLASTSFCKTCFNGINALLGVGILSIPYALSSGGWISLILLLMIASSALYTGLLIQRCMDMDSTIRSYPDIGDRAFGAKGRALVSILMHAELYLVATGFLILEGDNLSYLFPKAGFELGGYSIDARQSFVIMVGLIILPTVWLNNMGVLSYVSAGGVAASLVLLCSILWIGEFDGIGFHGKGSFVHWNGIPTAVSLYAFCYCAHPVFPTLYTSMRDQKQFSKVLVVCFFLSTLIYGLMAISGCLMFGSEVRSQITLNLPSDKISSKIVIYATLITPIAKYALIVTPIVDAIENRLPAGSKKKSSSLLIRTGLVLSSVIVALVIPIFGYLMSFVGAFLSVTGSIILPCLCFLKISGIRRRCDFQVLIIGGIMCMGFAAMIIGTYTSLLEIICHFVSGD, encoded by the exons ATGGATCGCAAACTCGAATATCATTGTAACTCAGTTACCATGCCTCTTCTGGTTGATTATGATCTGGAGCAACAAACCCTTTTAGCTAATGAAGCCAATGAATTGAAGCCTGAAGGACATGTTTCCAAATTAGCCTCTACATCATTTTGCAAAACTTGTTTCAATGGAATCAATGCTTTGTTAGGTGTTGGGATACTCTCAATCCCATATGCATTATCATCTGGAGGATGGATAAGCTTAATCCTTTTGCTAATGATAGCATCCTCAGCCCTCTACACTGGCTTATTGATACAAAGATGCATGGACATGGATTCCACAATCAGAAGCTACCCTGACATCGGTGATCGAGCATTCGGAGCAAAAGGAAGAGCCCTTGTCTCCATTTTAATGCATGCGGAACTTTACTTGGTGGCCACTGGTTTCTTGATTCTTGAAGGAGATAATTTGTCATATTTGTTTCCAAAAGCGGGATTTGAACTTGGTGGTTACAGTATTGATGCAAGACAAAGTTTTGTTATCATGGTTGGGCTTATAATACTTCCCACGGTTTGGTTGAATAACATGGGGGTTCTTTCATATGTCTCAGCTGGTGGTGTAGCTGCATCTCTTGTGCTTCTTTGCTCAATTTTGTggattggagaatttgatgggATTGGATTTCATGGAAAGGGAAGTTTTGTACATTGGAATGGAATCCCCACTGCCGTTAGTCTCTATGCTTTCTGTTATTGCGCTCATCCAGTTTTTCCAACCCTATACACTTCCATGAGAGATCAGAAACAATTTTCTAAG GTTTTGGTGGTATGCTTTTTCCTCAGCACTTTAATCTATGGACTAATGGCAATTTCAGGTTGCCTAATGTTTGGTTCAGAGGTGCGGTCCCAAATAACCTTAAATCTTCCAAGTGACAAAATTAGTTCAAAAATTGTCATATACGCCACTCTGATCACTCCAATTGCCAAATATGCACTAATAGTAACACCAATTGTGGATGCTATTGAGAATAGACTGCCAGCTGGTTCCAAGAAAAAGTCATCGAGCCTTCTCATCAGAACTGGCTTGGTATTGAGCTCTGTCATTGTTGCTCTGGTCATACCCATTTTTGGGTATCTCATGTCATTCGTGGGCGCGTTTTTAAGTGTTACTGGTTCAATTATACTTCCATGCTTGTGCTTCTTGAAGATTTCAGGCATTCGTCGAAGGTGTGATTTCCAGGTACTGATCATTGGAGGCATTATGTGTATGGGCTTTGCCGCGATGATTATTGGAACTTATACATCTCTATTGGAGATAATCTGTCATTTCGTCAGTGGGGACTAA